From Sinobacterium caligoides, the proteins below share one genomic window:
- the rplQ gene encoding 50S ribosomal protein L17 produces MRHRKSGRQLNRNSSHRSAMFRNMVNSLVEHELIKTTLPKAKELRRHAEPLITLAKEDTVANRRLAFSRLRSKEAVAKLFAEVGPRYQGRPGGYLRVLKCGYRTGDKAPMAYVELVDRPVAEATDED; encoded by the coding sequence ATGCGTCATCGTAAAAGTGGCCGTCAATTAAATCGAAACAGCTCGCACCGCAGTGCGATGTTTCGAAATATGGTCAACTCTCTAGTAGAGCACGAACTGATCAAAACTACTTTGCCTAAGGCAAAAGAGCTTCGTCGTCACGCCGAGCCTCTTATTACCCTAGCCAAAGAAGACACTGTCGCCAATCGCCGTCTAGCTTTTAGCCGCCTGCGTTCTAAAGAAGCAGTTGCTAAGCTATTCGCCGAGGTAGGTCCTCGCTATCAAGGTCGTCCAGGTGGTTACCTGCGCGTACTTAAGTGTGGTTACCGTACTGGTGATAAGGCCCCAATGGCCTATGTTGAGCTTGTTGATCGTCCAGTAGCTGAAGCTACAGACGAAGATTAA
- a CDS encoding DNA-directed RNA polymerase subunit alpha, protein MQSAVNEFLTPRNIDVSETSITRAKVTLEPLERGFGHTLGSALRRILLSSMPGAAVVGAKIDGVEHEYSAIEGVDQDVIEILMNLKGVAIVMEGKTEATLTLNKKGPAVVTAGDIELPGDIEIKNPEHVIASVSAGAELNMTLTARVGRGYVPADQINAGDEETRSIGQLVLDASYSPVRSVSYVVENARVEQRTDLDKLVLDIETDGTLDPSEAIRRAATILQQQLAAFVDLESETEVEPEEHEEEIDPILLRPVDDLELTVRSANCLKAENIYYIGDLVQRTEVELLKTPNLGKKSLTEIKDVLASRGLSLGLRLDNWPPASLRNDDRVLVN, encoded by the coding sequence ATGCAGAGTGCCGTCAATGAGTTTTTGACACCGCGTAATATCGATGTTTCTGAAACATCGATCACTCGCGCGAAGGTAACATTAGAGCCACTCGAGCGTGGTTTTGGACACACATTAGGAAGCGCGCTACGTCGTATTCTTCTATCATCAATGCCTGGTGCTGCAGTAGTCGGCGCTAAGATTGATGGTGTTGAGCACGAATACAGTGCTATCGAAGGTGTTGACCAAGATGTTATTGAGATTCTAATGAATCTTAAAGGCGTCGCCATCGTTATGGAGGGTAAGACAGAGGCAACGCTTACTCTTAACAAGAAAGGTCCTGCGGTAGTAACCGCTGGCGATATCGAGTTGCCTGGCGACATCGAAATTAAGAACCCTGAGCATGTTATTGCAAGTGTTTCAGCTGGTGCCGAACTGAATATGACCCTCACAGCGCGTGTTGGTCGTGGTTATGTGCCCGCGGACCAGATCAATGCTGGTGACGAGGAAACTCGCAGTATTGGTCAGCTGGTGCTTGATGCCTCTTATAGCCCAGTGCGCAGTGTTTCTTATGTTGTTGAGAATGCTCGTGTTGAACAGCGTACTGATCTCGATAAGTTGGTTCTCGACATAGAGACCGATGGCACTTTGGATCCTAGCGAAGCTATTCGCCGCGCTGCAACAATCCTGCAGCAACAGCTTGCAGCTTTCGTTGATCTTGAAAGCGAGACTGAGGTAGAACCTGAAGAGCATGAAGAGGAAATTGATCCGATTCTGCTACGCCCAGTCGATGATCTTGAGCTTACCGTTCGCTCTGCGAACTGCCTCAAAGCTGAGAACATCTACTACATCGGTGACCTGGTTCAGCGTACTGAAGTTGAGTTGCTCAAGACTCCTAACCTAGGTAAGAAGTCTCTTACTGAGATTAAGGATGTCTTGGCGTCACGCGGTTTGTCACTAGGTTTGCGTTTAGATAACTGGCCACCCGCCAGTCTTCGTAACGACGACCGTGTACTCGTCAATTAA
- the uvrA gene encoding excinuclease ABC subunit UvrA, giving the protein MDKILVRGARTHNLKNIDIDIPRDKLTVITGLSGSGKSSLAFDTLYAEGQRRYVESLSTYARQFLSMMEKPDVDHIEGLSPAISIEQKSTSHNPRSTVGTITEIYDYLRLLFARVGTPRCPDHQLDLEAQTISQMVDEVLARDEGSKLMLLAPVIKERKGEHHQTFDQLRSQGFIRVRVDGAIYELDDLPTLVKNQKHSIDVVVDRFKVREDLRLRISESFETTLQLSGGLAVIAEMDSDQEQVLSARFACPECGYSLKELEPRLFSFNNPAGACTDCDGLGQKQFFDPARLILDDEASLAEGAIRGWDRRSIYYFHMLSSLSEHYQFDIDTPFKELNDVHKNKILYGSGEEEIVFNYVNDKGDTYKRTHSFEGIIPNLERRYRDTESNMVREELGKYLNSQPCPSCDGSRLRRSARNVFINNKNLPSLTRLPIAEALTYTQELRLSGSKGEIAEKILKEIRDRLQFLVDVGLNYLTLERSADTLSGGEAQRIRLASQIGAGLVGVMYILDEPSIGLHQRDNERLLKTLTHLRDLGNTVIVVEHDEDAIRHADHVIDIGPGAGVHGGKVIAAGTAAKIMKSKDSLTGHYLSGKKQIAVPTKLTDYDPTRELIISGASGNNLQDVTLKIPLGLMTCVTGVSGSGKSTLINGTLYPLAATELNGATTLTAAPHEGISGLDLVDKCIDIDQSPIGRTPRSNPATYTGIFTPVRELFAGTQEARSRGYKPGRFSFNVKGGRCEACQGDGVTKVEMHFLADIYVPCDICEGKRYNRETLEVRYKGKNIHEILDMTIEDALDFFDAVPSVKRKLSTLMDVGLSYIKLGQAATTLSGGEAQRVKLAKELSKRDTGKTLYILDEPTTGLHFHDIQQLLSVLHHLRDQGNTIVVIEHNLDVVKTADWVVDLGPEGGSGGGQIIATGTPQDIAKHKESHTGRFLKGMLN; this is encoded by the coding sequence ATGGATAAAATCTTAGTGCGCGGTGCTCGTACTCATAACCTTAAAAATATCGATATTGATATTCCGCGCGACAAACTCACCGTTATCACCGGCTTATCCGGCTCTGGCAAGTCCTCACTGGCCTTTGATACCTTGTATGCGGAGGGCCAGAGACGCTATGTCGAATCGCTGTCCACCTATGCCAGACAGTTCTTGTCGATGATGGAAAAGCCCGATGTAGACCATATCGAAGGGCTATCACCGGCAATATCGATCGAACAGAAGTCAACATCACACAACCCTCGCTCCACCGTGGGCACCATCACCGAGATTTACGACTACCTACGTCTATTATTTGCACGTGTAGGCACCCCACGCTGCCCTGATCACCAGCTCGACCTCGAGGCACAAACCATCAGCCAAATGGTCGACGAAGTGCTGGCGAGGGATGAGGGCAGCAAGCTAATGCTGTTAGCGCCGGTGATCAAGGAACGCAAGGGTGAGCACCATCAAACCTTCGACCAACTACGCAGCCAAGGTTTTATCAGAGTCAGGGTCGATGGCGCTATTTATGAATTGGACGACCTACCAACACTGGTAAAAAACCAGAAACACAGCATTGATGTCGTCGTCGATCGCTTCAAGGTGCGGGAAGATTTACGCCTGAGAATATCGGAATCCTTTGAGACCACACTGCAGCTCTCAGGCGGTCTCGCGGTTATCGCAGAAATGGATAGCGACCAAGAACAAGTATTATCAGCTCGTTTTGCCTGCCCTGAATGCGGCTACAGCCTGAAAGAGCTCGAACCGAGATTGTTCTCATTCAACAACCCTGCCGGCGCTTGTACCGACTGTGATGGTCTAGGGCAGAAGCAGTTCTTCGATCCTGCCCGTCTTATTTTAGACGACGAAGCGAGCCTAGCCGAAGGTGCAATCAGAGGTTGGGACCGCCGTAGTATCTATTATTTCCACATGCTCAGTTCGCTATCAGAACACTATCAGTTCGATATCGACACCCCCTTCAAAGAACTTAATGATGTACATAAAAACAAGATCCTTTACGGCAGCGGCGAAGAGGAAATCGTCTTTAACTATGTCAACGACAAGGGTGACACCTATAAACGTACGCACAGCTTCGAAGGCATCATCCCAAACCTAGAGCGCCGATATCGTGACACCGAATCGAATATGGTACGCGAGGAGCTGGGAAAATACCTCAACAGCCAACCTTGCCCCTCTTGTGATGGCTCCAGGTTACGGCGCTCTGCACGAAACGTTTTCATCAACAACAAAAACCTTCCAAGCCTAACTCGCCTTCCTATTGCTGAGGCCCTCACCTACACACAAGAACTACGTTTAAGCGGTAGCAAAGGCGAAATTGCTGAAAAAATCCTCAAGGAAATTAGAGACCGCTTACAGTTCCTTGTCGATGTCGGACTCAACTATCTTACACTAGAGCGTTCGGCAGATACCCTTTCCGGCGGTGAAGCGCAGAGAATCCGGCTCGCCAGTCAGATCGGTGCCGGCCTCGTCGGGGTTATGTATATTTTGGATGAACCGTCAATCGGACTCCATCAGCGCGACAACGAAAGACTACTAAAGACACTGACCCACTTACGAGATCTTGGTAATACCGTCATCGTCGTCGAGCATGATGAGGATGCCATCCGCCATGCCGACCACGTCATCGACATTGGCCCTGGGGCAGGAGTCCATGGCGGCAAAGTGATCGCGGCCGGCACCGCCGCCAAGATTATGAAGAGCAAGGACTCCCTGACTGGGCACTACTTGAGCGGCAAGAAGCAGATCGCCGTGCCAACAAAGCTGACAGACTATGATCCAACACGCGAGCTCATCATCAGTGGCGCCAGCGGTAACAACCTCCAGGATGTCACCCTAAAAATCCCTCTTGGCCTAATGACCTGCGTCACCGGCGTTTCTGGCTCAGGTAAGTCTACGCTGATAAACGGCACGCTCTACCCTCTCGCTGCAACCGAACTCAACGGTGCAACCACGCTCACAGCAGCGCCCCACGAGGGTATCAGCGGTCTTGACCTCGTTGATAAGTGCATCGACATTGATCAGAGCCCTATTGGACGCACACCACGTTCCAACCCTGCAACCTATACAGGTATTTTTACCCCCGTACGCGAACTGTTCGCAGGCACGCAAGAAGCAAGGTCACGGGGCTATAAACCCGGTCGCTTTAGCTTTAACGTCAAAGGTGGGCGCTGTGAAGCCTGTCAGGGTGACGGTGTCACCAAGGTCGAGATGCATTTCTTAGCTGATATTTACGTGCCCTGTGACATCTGCGAAGGAAAACGCTACAACCGCGAAACATTAGAAGTTCGATACAAAGGCAAAAATATCCATGAAATCCTCGATATGACTATCGAAGATGCCCTCGACTTCTTCGACGCCGTGCCTTCTGTCAAACGCAAACTCAGTACACTGATGGACGTCGGACTCAGCTACATCAAGCTAGGCCAAGCAGCAACAACACTCTCAGGCGGTGAAGCGCAACGCGTCAAGCTGGCAAAGGAACTCAGCAAGAGAGACACAGGCAAGACCCTGTATATTCTCGACGAGCCAACTACCGGACTACACTTCCACGACATCCAACAGCTCTTAAGCGTGCTGCACCACCTACGAGATCAAGGCAATACTATTGTTGTCATCGAACACAACCTCGATGTCGTCAAAACCGCCGACTGGGTAGTTGATCTCGGGCCGGAGGGAGGCTCTGGAGGTGGTCAGATAATTGCCACAGGAACGCCGCAAGATATTGCAAAGCACAAAGAGTCACATACCGGACGCTTTCTTAAAGGCATGCTCAACTAA
- the moaB gene encoding molybdenum cofactor biosynthesis protein B — translation MSTEIISKSLKVAVLTVSDTRDEQTDSSGRYLQSVAAEAGHEVVDKRIVKDDIYDIRAVVSAWIASDVQVVLVTGGTGFTGRDSTPEALIPLFDKRVEGFGETFRAISYHDIGTSTVQSRAVAGLANYTVVFCLPGSTGACRTGWEGIIKEQINSAHRPCNFVGVLERDGVMGHTQ, via the coding sequence ATGTCGACAGAGATAATATCAAAGAGCTTAAAAGTGGCAGTATTAACTGTCTCAGATACACGTGATGAACAGACGGACAGCTCGGGGCGCTACCTGCAGAGTGTGGCTGCTGAAGCGGGCCACGAAGTCGTTGATAAGCGTATTGTCAAAGATGATATCTATGATATCCGCGCCGTCGTTTCGGCCTGGATTGCCTCTGATGTGCAGGTTGTACTTGTCACCGGTGGTACTGGTTTTACGGGTAGAGACTCGACGCCAGAGGCTCTAATACCGTTATTCGATAAGAGGGTAGAGGGCTTTGGAGAGACCTTTAGGGCTATCTCTTATCACGACATCGGTACCTCGACAGTGCAGTCAAGGGCGGTGGCTGGGCTTGCTAATTATACCGTCGTATTTTGTCTGCCGGGCTCTACTGGAGCTTGCCGTACTGGCTGGGAAGGAATTATTAAAGAGCAGATAAACAGTGCGCATAGACCCTGTAACTTTGTCGGTGTACTTGAGCGTGATGGGGTGATGGGGCATACCCAATGA
- a CDS encoding SDR family oxidoreductase: MKVLILDDNSRVGMELVPLLVSKHYRVELLGREQLLADDEALVAINHHSVDVVVNCFNLQSPEEGGLQEHDIELVTRIAELCQRERLPCIQLSSAQVFSVNLAQGYIEGDAPNPVTRDGEMLVRAEQAMLRLCDISLVMRVGWVFSDSGAGVFEDMLMHLETGRELVVYSGLEGCPTPASDVARVVVACAEQLQAGAECYGIYHYCSSDVTSSEDFTEAIIATCQQYGQVDPEKVNIKSVDNFQKYGAVPHPALKCLRILNHFGIKQRPWRSVMASLLKDRYSATTE, encoded by the coding sequence ATGAAAGTGCTGATACTAGATGATAATAGTCGGGTAGGAATGGAGTTGGTTCCGCTGTTAGTAAGCAAACATTATCGTGTTGAGTTGCTAGGGCGTGAGCAGCTACTGGCCGATGATGAGGCGTTGGTGGCGATTAACCATCATAGCGTCGATGTTGTAGTGAATTGCTTTAACCTGCAGAGCCCTGAAGAGGGAGGACTGCAGGAGCATGATATTGAGTTGGTTACCCGTATCGCAGAGCTTTGTCAGCGTGAGCGCCTACCTTGTATTCAGTTGTCGAGCGCGCAGGTCTTCTCGGTTAATTTAGCGCAAGGTTACATTGAGGGTGATGCACCGAACCCTGTGACTCGTGATGGCGAGATGTTGGTGAGGGCCGAGCAGGCGATGTTGAGGCTTTGTGATATCTCATTGGTGATGCGTGTGGGTTGGGTTTTTAGTGACAGTGGCGCGGGTGTCTTCGAGGATATGCTGATGCACCTCGAGACGGGCCGTGAACTTGTTGTTTATAGCGGTTTAGAGGGGTGCCCGACACCTGCGTCTGATGTGGCTAGGGTTGTTGTCGCCTGTGCCGAGCAGCTGCAGGCCGGAGCGGAGTGCTATGGCATATATCATTATTGCAGCTCTGATGTTACCAGCAGCGAGGACTTTACAGAGGCAATTATCGCCACTTGCCAGCAGTACGGCCAGGTAGATCCTGAGAAGGTGAATATCAAGTCTGTGGATAACTTCCAGAAATACGGCGCCGTGCCGCACCCGGCACTTAAGTGTCTGCGTATATTGAATCATTTTGGGATAAAGCAACGTCCCTGGCGGTCTGTTATGGCAAGCTTGCTGAAAGATCGCTACAGCGCAACGACGGAGTAG
- the fabB gene encoding beta-ketoacyl-ACP synthase I, which translates to MRRVVVTGIGIVSCLGNSKEAVKESLYEGRSGISFNEVHAEMGFRSHVSGTPVIDFKEHIDRKQLRFMRDAAAYAYISMQQAIDDSGLTDEQVSNVRTGIIAGSGGASAASQTEAADILRDKGIKRVGPYRVTQTMGSTVSACLATPFKIKGVNYSISSACSTSAHCIGNAMEQIQLGKQDVVFAGGAEELHWTMSSLFDAMGALSSKRNDDPSKASRAYDADRDGFVIAGGGGMIVLEELEHAKARGAKIYAELVGYGATSDGYDMVAPSGEGAVRCMQQALSTVDGTVDYINAHGTSTPAGDIPELRAMKQAFGDNLPDISSTKSLSGHSLGAAGVQEAIYSLIMQEHGFITASANIETLDEEAKGMPIVTERKDNVKLERIMSNSFGFGGTNASLVFQSYND; encoded by the coding sequence ATGAGAAGAGTTGTAGTTACAGGCATAGGCATCGTCTCCTGCTTAGGTAACAGCAAAGAAGCCGTCAAAGAGTCGTTATACGAAGGACGCTCTGGCATTAGCTTTAACGAAGTACACGCAGAGATGGGTTTTCGCAGCCACGTCAGCGGTACCCCGGTTATCGACTTCAAAGAGCATATCGACCGCAAGCAACTCCGCTTCATGAGAGATGCCGCTGCCTATGCATATATCTCCATGCAACAGGCAATCGACGACTCTGGCCTAACGGATGAGCAAGTTTCTAATGTACGCACCGGTATTATCGCTGGCTCTGGCGGCGCCTCTGCGGCCAGCCAAACTGAGGCTGCCGATATCCTACGCGACAAAGGCATCAAGCGTGTCGGCCCCTACCGCGTCACTCAGACCATGGGCTCTACTGTATCCGCCTGTCTAGCGACCCCCTTTAAGATTAAGGGTGTCAACTACTCGATCTCATCAGCCTGCTCCACCAGCGCACACTGCATCGGCAATGCGATGGAGCAAATTCAACTGGGCAAACAGGATGTTGTATTTGCTGGTGGCGCAGAGGAGCTGCACTGGACCATGAGCAGCCTCTTCGACGCCATGGGTGCACTATCCTCAAAGCGTAACGATGACCCTAGCAAGGCCTCACGTGCCTACGATGCCGACCGCGACGGTTTCGTCATCGCCGGTGGTGGTGGCATGATCGTGCTGGAGGAGCTGGAACACGCCAAGGCGCGTGGCGCCAAGATCTACGCCGAGCTTGTCGGCTACGGCGCCACCTCTGACGGTTACGACATGGTCGCCCCCTCCGGTGAAGGCGCCGTACGCTGTATGCAACAGGCACTGAGCACAGTTGACGGTACAGTTGACTACATCAATGCCCACGGCACCAGCACCCCGGCTGGCGACATCCCAGAGCTACGCGCGATGAAGCAAGCCTTTGGTGACAACCTCCCCGACATTAGCTCCACAAAGTCACTATCGGGGCACTCTCTTGGCGCCGCTGGTGTACAGGAGGCGATTTATAGCCTCATTATGCAGGAGCATGGTTTTATCACCGCGTCCGCCAATATCGAGACTCTCGATGAAGAAGCTAAGGGTATGCCAATCGTCACAGAGCGCAAAGACAACGTTAAGCTCGAACGCATCATGTCGAATAGCTTCGGCTTCGGCGGAACTAACGCCTCACTAGTCTTTCAAAGCTATAACGACTAA
- the fabA gene encoding 3-hydroxyacyl-[acyl-carrier-protein] dehydratase FabA, with amino-acid sequence MSEKKGLTHINSFTKEDLIECGHGRMFGPGNAQLPVDNMLMVDRVTNISVDGGEYGKGEVIAELDINPDLWFFQCHFPGDPVMPGCLGLDAMWQLVGFFLGWKGNPGRGRALGVGELKFTGQVLPTAGKVTYHLTLKRVIERKLIMGIADGTVSVDGEVIYVAKDLRVGLFTSTDNF; translated from the coding sequence ATGAGCGAGAAGAAAGGTTTAACACACATAAACAGCTTTACTAAGGAAGACCTTATCGAGTGTGGCCACGGACGCATGTTCGGCCCCGGCAACGCTCAACTTCCAGTAGACAACATGCTCATGGTTGATCGTGTCACTAATATTAGCGTAGACGGCGGTGAGTACGGTAAAGGCGAGGTTATTGCCGAGCTCGACATCAACCCTGACCTATGGTTCTTTCAATGCCACTTCCCCGGCGACCCAGTGATGCCAGGCTGTCTCGGCCTCGATGCCATGTGGCAGCTGGTTGGTTTCTTCCTAGGCTGGAAAGGCAACCCTGGCCGTGGTCGCGCCCTCGGTGTAGGCGAATTGAAGTTTACCGGTCAAGTACTGCCCACCGCAGGCAAGGTCACCTATCACCTAACGCTCAAGCGCGTCATTGAACGCAAATTAATTATGGGCATAGCCGATGGTACGGTCTCTGTCGATGGCGAAGTAATCTATGTCGCTAAAGACCTTCGTGTTGGCCTATTTACTTCTACCGACAACTTTTAA
- a CDS encoding MFS transporter, giving the protein MSNNSITGVERRSIYGLAALYSFRMLGLFMVLPVLALYADGFTGSTPALIGLALGAYGISQALLQIPLGMLSDKIGRKTVIVTGLLIFALGSIVAAQADSIWGVIFGRCLQGCGAIASSVLALMTDLTREEHRTRAMATIGMSIGVSFMVAVIIGPFIAGAFSISAIFILTAVLAAVGVVITLWLIPTPLRQSSAQPDVVAAPALLKRALHDKELLRLNSGIFTLHFVLMATFVHLPLMLGDVLSLSAHGQWKFYLPIFALSFVAMVPLIIFGERKQKIKPVFISAICQLLLSLLLLAVFGHHGWALIMGCFGFFMAFNLLEATLPSLISKRAFAGGKGTAMGVYSTSQFLGAFLGGSCGGLAVQYWGGVGGFWLSAAVVLAWLLIAVGMKKPRHLKGLALRYQSCFSAEDMLAELKLVPGVVDVMLVAKDCQAYLKVDEKVFVETEILPFKAEANPLS; this is encoded by the coding sequence TTGTCGAATAATTCCATTACAGGCGTTGAGCGCCGCTCGATATACGGTTTGGCGGCTTTGTATTCGTTCAGAATGCTAGGCTTATTCATGGTGTTGCCGGTACTGGCGCTCTATGCGGATGGTTTTACCGGTAGTACACCAGCGTTGATTGGTCTCGCACTAGGTGCCTATGGCATCAGTCAGGCGCTGTTGCAGATACCGCTGGGCATGCTATCGGACAAGATCGGTCGCAAGACCGTTATCGTTACCGGCTTATTGATTTTCGCTCTTGGCAGTATTGTTGCAGCGCAGGCTGACAGTATTTGGGGGGTGATTTTTGGCCGTTGCCTGCAGGGGTGTGGTGCCATCGCGAGCTCTGTCTTAGCGCTGATGACTGATTTGACGCGTGAAGAGCATCGGACACGGGCGATGGCGACAATAGGGATGAGTATCGGCGTTTCGTTTATGGTCGCGGTAATTATCGGGCCGTTCATTGCGGGTGCGTTTAGTATTTCTGCTATTTTTATTCTGACCGCTGTATTGGCTGCGGTAGGGGTGGTGATCACGTTATGGTTAATACCGACACCGTTGCGTCAGAGCAGTGCTCAGCCCGACGTGGTGGCAGCTCCAGCGCTGCTGAAGCGTGCTTTGCACGACAAAGAGTTGTTACGTTTGAACTCAGGGATTTTTACCCTGCACTTTGTACTCATGGCTACTTTTGTGCACCTTCCATTAATGTTAGGTGATGTTTTGTCGTTGTCGGCGCATGGGCAGTGGAAGTTTTATCTGCCAATTTTTGCGTTGTCGTTTGTTGCCATGGTGCCGTTGATTATCTTTGGTGAGAGAAAGCAGAAGATTAAGCCGGTGTTCATTAGTGCCATTTGTCAGCTGTTGTTGTCGTTGTTGCTGCTCGCGGTGTTTGGTCATCATGGTTGGGCCTTGATTATGGGGTGTTTTGGCTTCTTCATGGCTTTCAATTTGTTAGAGGCGACATTACCTTCCCTAATTAGTAAGCGTGCCTTTGCCGGTGGTAAGGGGACGGCGATGGGGGTGTATTCGACCTCGCAATTCCTAGGTGCTTTTCTCGGTGGCAGCTGCGGTGGCCTGGCGGTGCAGTACTGGGGAGGTGTCGGAGGTTTCTGGCTGTCAGCTGCAGTCGTATTGGCTTGGTTGTTAATCGCAGTTGGAATGAAAAAGCCGAGGCACCTCAAAGGGTTGGCTCTGCGCTATCAAAGCTGCTTCAGTGCGGAAGATATGCTGGCGGAGCTGAAACTTGTGCCAGGTGTTGTCGATGTCATGCTGGTAGCAAAGGATTGCCAGGCTTACCTTAAGGTCGATGAGAAAGTGTTTGTTGAGACGGAAATCCTGCCTTTTAAGGCAGAGGCAAATCCATTGTCCTAG
- the glp gene encoding gephyrin-like molybdotransferase Glp, whose amino-acid sequence MSASWTAIETALATLLNDAPLVTEAVTVKLADAVGRVLAEDVVAAVSVPPFDNSAMDGYAVRAGDLAAGASVRVTQRISAGSVGVEVVAGEAARIFTGAAMPAGADAVLMQEKAVVSDKCLSTTSVIPVGNNIRRAGQDLIAGEVVLPAGHRLRPQDLGVLASVGVELLQIRRPLKVALLSTGDELREPGQVLLPGQIYNSNRYTLSALLGRLDVEVVDLGICRDTAEDTERLLRKAAGACDLIISSGGVSVGEEDHVKAEVEKLGALKLWKLAIKPGKPLAYGKVLGVPFLGLPGNPAAVFVTFCLVARPYILTMQGCRETAPLSVFLPANFTVAKPGRRQEYLRAKIERDGGTAVVSQFSNQSSGVLSSTSWANCLAIVPIGQAIAEGDMVEVLPLDGLLC is encoded by the coding sequence ATGAGTGCATCATGGACGGCCATTGAGACCGCATTGGCAACGCTTCTGAACGATGCTCCGCTAGTAACGGAGGCTGTTACCGTTAAGCTGGCAGATGCCGTTGGTAGGGTGCTGGCAGAAGATGTTGTAGCAGCGGTCTCGGTACCGCCTTTTGATAACAGTGCGATGGATGGCTATGCGGTGCGCGCAGGGGATCTTGCTGCTGGTGCTTCGGTGCGAGTCACTCAACGTATATCGGCGGGTTCCGTCGGTGTTGAGGTGGTGGCAGGTGAAGCGGCACGGATCTTCACTGGCGCGGCGATGCCGGCAGGGGCCGATGCGGTCTTGATGCAGGAAAAGGCCGTTGTCAGTGATAAGTGCTTGTCGACGACTAGTGTTATACCGGTTGGGAATAATATTCGCCGAGCAGGGCAAGACCTTATCGCTGGCGAGGTGGTGCTCCCGGCTGGCCACCGTTTGAGGCCTCAAGATCTAGGGGTATTGGCCTCTGTCGGTGTTGAATTGTTACAGATTCGACGCCCGCTAAAGGTGGCGCTACTTTCTACTGGTGATGAGTTGCGGGAGCCTGGGCAGGTTTTGCTACCAGGACAAATCTATAATTCGAACCGTTACACGCTGAGCGCTCTGCTGGGGCGATTAGATGTTGAGGTTGTCGACCTAGGAATTTGCCGAGATACCGCTGAGGATACTGAGAGGCTGTTGCGCAAGGCCGCCGGGGCCTGCGACCTAATCATCAGCAGTGGTGGTGTGTCCGTAGGCGAGGAGGACCACGTCAAGGCTGAGGTAGAGAAACTGGGCGCGCTTAAATTGTGGAAACTGGCCATTAAGCCCGGCAAACCGTTGGCCTATGGTAAGGTGTTAGGCGTGCCCTTTTTAGGCTTACCTGGCAACCCAGCAGCAGTCTTTGTCACTTTCTGTCTAGTGGCTCGGCCCTATATTTTAACGATGCAGGGTTGCAGGGAAACTGCACCGCTTTCAGTCTTCTTGCCTGCTAATTTTACTGTCGCTAAGCCTGGGCGCCGACAAGAATATTTACGAGCGAAGATAGAGAGGGATGGGGGGACTGCCGTTGTTTCGCAATTCTCGAATCAGAGCTCGGGGGTATTGTCGTCAACGTCCTGGGCCAACTGTCTGGCTATTGTACCGATAGGCCAAGCGATAGCGGAAGGAGATATGGTCGAGGTACTGCCTTTAGATGGCTTGCTTTGTTAA
- the ssb gene encoding single-stranded DNA-binding protein, which produces MASRGVNKVILVGNIGQDPETRFTAAGAAITNITLATSETWKDKNTGQPQERTEWHRVVFFNRLAEIAGEYLRKGSKVYVEGALRTRKWQGQDGQDRYTTEIVANEMQMLDSRNSNQDAGQPGYAAQSYQKQQPAAAQPSAAPQQTGYQQQAPASAPQPASNQQAGYQQPQQQAAPQQGGYQQQPARQQPTAPAAPQQPFSDTGFDDDIPF; this is translated from the coding sequence ATGGCTTCAAGAGGTGTCAACAAGGTTATTTTGGTGGGTAATATTGGGCAAGACCCTGAGACTCGTTTTACCGCTGCAGGCGCTGCTATTACCAATATAACTTTGGCGACGAGCGAGACTTGGAAAGATAAGAATACTGGCCAGCCACAAGAGCGTACCGAATGGCACCGAGTCGTATTTTTTAACCGATTGGCTGAAATCGCTGGTGAGTATCTGCGCAAGGGTTCGAAAGTGTATGTTGAGGGGGCCTTGCGTACACGCAAGTGGCAGGGACAGGACGGCCAAGATCGTTATACCACTGAAATCGTTGCTAATGAGATGCAAATGCTCGATAGCCGCAACAGTAATCAAGACGCTGGTCAGCCTGGCTATGCCGCGCAAAGTTATCAGAAGCAGCAACCAGCGGCTGCACAGCCATCTGCGGCTCCGCAGCAAACCGGCTACCAGCAGCAGGCACCAGCTTCTGCGCCGCAGCCCGCCAGCAATCAGCAGGCTGGTTATCAGCAGCCTCAACAGCAAGCGGCTCCGCAGCAGGGCGGTTACCAGCAGCAGCCAGCCAGGCAGCAACCTACAGCTCCTGCAGCGCCGCAGCAACCGTTTAGTGACACAGGGTTTGATGACGATATTCCGTTCTAG